TGCCCATCGGGCCCGGATCGTCCAGAATGAAATCCAGATCGGCCATGATTTCTGCGCCGACCGCAATGGCGGCAACGGGATCGTCCGCACTGTCCACGCCGATCCGAAATTTGAAACGCCGCTCCGGATTGGTCGTATAGTTCAGGATGTCAGCCTTGAACACCTTGGCATTGGGAATGCGCAGGTGATTGCCGTCCAGCGTCATCAGAATGGTCGCTCGCGTATTCAGTCGCACGACGATCCCTTCCTGCCCGTCAATGACGACATGGTCCTGCGCCCGGAAGGGCTGGCGGATCGACAGCAGCAGCGAGGCGATATAATTCTCGACCGTGTCGCGCACGCCAAAGCCCAGCGCGATCCCGATGATCCCGGCCCCGCCTAGCACCGTCCCGACCAGCGCCGTCGCGCCCAATATGTTCAAGGCGACGATAATCCCGATCATCACGAAAGCGATACGAATGGCCGTTGCGATCAGCTCGGCCAGAAACGGATTGCCGGCCATGCGTCTGATCACGCCGGTCCGGCTGGCCAGGAAGCGACCCAGCAGGAAAATAGCGACAAGGGCGAACAAGGCGGCGGCGATCAGGGGCAGGGCGCGGACGAACTGCGTCGTCAGTTCGGCTGAGCGGTCGACCAGCGGCGTGACATTATCAGTCACGTCCAGTGTCCGGACGATGTCGTCCTGAACGGCGACGACGCCGTCGACGCGCTCTGCAATCCCGACGGCGCGTTCAGCCGCTTCCGTATTGGCGGCTTCTCCAGCCAGCGTGACGACACTGCCTTCGACCGCAACCGTGACCTCACGCGTATCGCTTAGCCGCGCCAGAATATCCGTGATCCGGGCCTCGACCTGGGCGTCGGTCGGGCCGGACGCGACCGTGATCGGGGCCGTGTCGGCAGGCGCGTCCTGCGCCAGCGACGATAGAGGTACCATCAGACAGAGCAGAAAAAGAATGATACGCATACGAAACAACCCTCAGGATCAGTGGTTTTGTGCAAACCCGATTATGGCCATATAGCGGAACAATGCTGACACGACGACAGACATTAATGGCCAGCGGTGCGGTGACCTTAGGCCTGACAGGGGTGGGCTGCGTCAGTCGCGCCGCGCCTGTGCCGGAAATGGACGACAGACCCGGCAGGGGCCGGGTGCTCCGCGTGCCTGCAGCCAGTGACGGGGCGCCAACACTGCTGTCCGACATGTCGGGCCGGATCGGCGGGCGGGTCTTTTCCGCAGCGTCCCCATTCCGCATTGCTTCTGTATCCAAACTGCTGGTTGGGGAGCTGATGCGCCGCCTTCACACCGCAGGAGAGCTGAATGCGGATGACGATGTCAGCGACATCATCCATTACCCCCTGCGCCATCCGGGGTTTCTGCAGGAGCCGGTCACCCTGCGTCGCCTGATCGGCCATCAATCCGGCATCATCGATCCGCCTGTCTACTGGATGGCGGCTCCGGGCAATATCCGCACCCTGCTGACGGATGAGATTTGGGAGCCGGGCGTCCGGCCGGGGGCAGGCTTTCGCTACAGCAACCTGAATTACGGTATAGCTGCGACGGTCATGGAAGCCGCCACGGGCGATCGGTTCGACCGATTATTCACCCGCTGGATTGCGCAACCGCTGGGGCTCGATATCGGGTTCAACTGGTCCGGTGTCAGTGCGGCACGCCGGGCGTCGGGCTTTCCCGTCATGCGCGGTCGACCCGGTGCCTGGGATGTGCAGGTCGATCGGCCTGACACGCTGGCCGCGTCCGAGCCTGCCATACTACGCGATCGCGGCTTCGATCTGAAAGACTATGTGCCGGGCTCGAACGGCACGTTGTTCTCTCCGCAGGGCGGCCTGCGAGCCAGCCTGTCCGACCTGATCGTGATCGGACAAGAGATCGTCCTGCAGCAGCCCGCTCTCTGGACGCCGAACTGGCAGGCGAGCGAGACGGATGGACGCGGTTCGGAATCTGAAAGTATTGACGGTCGCGGTCACGAAGCCGGGCATTTCACCGCCTTCGGCGAAGGGGTTTATATCTATCCGCATGGTCCGCGCCCCGGGGCGGGCCGACAATGGGTCGGCCATCACGGCGAAGCCTATGGCGTCTATTGCGGCCTCTGGGTCGTCCCGGAAACGGGGGCCGTGTTCGCGCATGCCGATCTGGGCAGTCCTGTGGACGGTTCACCCATGACGGGGGAGCGTCCCAATCAGACAGAGATCGCCAGTAAGGCGTTTGACTGGGCCTTTGCGCAAGCCGGAGCCATGCTGTGAACTTTCTGATCATGAACGGGGCAGGCAATCGGTTTGCCATTTTCGATGCGCGGGATCTGCCGGACTTCGCCCTGAGCGATGAACAGGTGCGGGGGATCAGCGAACCGGGCTCCGCCGCCATGGGGCCGCTCGGCGCGGATCAGCTGATCATACTGCGAAAGCCGACATCGCCCGATGCCGATATCTTCATGGAAATCCGCAACCAGAAAGGCTTCGAGGTCGATGCGTGCGGCAACGCCACGCGCTGCGCGGCCTGGCTGGTCATGGAAGAAACGGGCGATGACGAGGCCGTGGTTCAGACCAATGATGCGCTATTGTCCTGCACCCGCGCCGGGCCGCAGTCTGTCGCCGTCGATATGGGCGAACCCAAGCTGGACTGGTCGCAAATTCCGCTCAAGGAGCCGATGCATACCCATCATGTCGATGTGAAGCTGGGCCCAATCGATGCGCCTGTTCTGAGCAATCCTGGCGCGGTGAGTATGGGCAATCCGCATGTCGTCTTTTTCGTCGATGATTTCGACACGGTAAAACCGCATCTGGCCGGACCGATGGTCGAATTTCATCCGCTCTTTCCGGAACAGACCAATGTCGGGTTTGCCCGGGTCGAGGGTCCGGACCGGATGCGCCTGAAAGTGTGGGAACGCGGTGTTGGCATGACGCTGGCCTGCGGCACCGGGGCCTGTGCCGCCGTCGTTGCGGCC
This genomic window from Algimonas porphyrae contains:
- the dapF gene encoding diaminopimelate epimerase, with the protein product MNFLIMNGAGNRFAIFDARDLPDFALSDEQVRGISEPGSAAMGPLGADQLIILRKPTSPDADIFMEIRNQKGFEVDACGNATRCAAWLVMEETGDDEAVVQTNDALLSCTRAGPQSVAVDMGEPKLDWSQIPLKEPMHTHHVDVKLGPIDAPVLSNPGAVSMGNPHVVFFVDDFDTVKPHLAGPMVEFHPLFPEQTNVGFARVEGPDRMRLKVWERGVGMTLACGTGACAAVVAAHRQKRMGRKVSVVVDGGVLEIDWRTADNHVIMTGPVELERRGTL
- a CDS encoding mechanosensitive ion channel family protein; protein product: MRIILFLLCLMVPLSSLAQDAPADTAPITVASGPTDAQVEARITDILARLSDTREVTVAVEGSVVTLAGEAANTEAAERAVGIAERVDGVVAVQDDIVRTLDVTDNVTPLVDRSAELTTQFVRALPLIAAALFALVAIFLLGRFLASRTGVIRRMAGNPFLAELIATAIRIAFVMIGIIVALNILGATALVGTVLGGAGIIGIALGFGVRDTVENYIASLLLSIRQPFRAQDHVVIDGQEGIVVRLNTRATILMTLDGNHLRIPNAKVFKADILNYTTNPERRFKFRIGVDSADDPVAAIAVGAEIMADLDFILDDPGPMGTIVEIGDSSILIDFFAWIDQRETGFGTARSQAIRDVKAVLEERGFSLPEPLYRVRVDGPAALGSSSSDEASDHTTETRPRDGKAARALHAVLNTDADLTIVERVAEERQGTQQNDTGTGPDLLSDTAPKE
- a CDS encoding serine hydrolase domain-containing protein; protein product: MLTRRQTLMASGAVTLGLTGVGCVSRAAPVPEMDDRPGRGRVLRVPAASDGAPTLLSDMSGRIGGRVFSAASPFRIASVSKLLVGELMRRLHTAGELNADDDVSDIIHYPLRHPGFLQEPVTLRRLIGHQSGIIDPPVYWMAAPGNIRTLLTDEIWEPGVRPGAGFRYSNLNYGIAATVMEAATGDRFDRLFTRWIAQPLGLDIGFNWSGVSAARRASGFPVMRGRPGAWDVQVDRPDTLAASEPAILRDRGFDLKDYVPGSNGTLFSPQGGLRASLSDLIVIGQEIVLQQPALWTPNWQASETDGRGSESESIDGRGHEAGHFTAFGEGVYIYPHGPRPGAGRQWVGHHGEAYGVYCGLWVVPETGAVFAHADLGSPVDGSPMTGERPNQTEIASKAFDWAFAQAGAML